The following coding sequences are from one Parabacteroides pacaensis window:
- the idi gene encoding isopentenyl-diphosphate Delta-isomerase, with product MSLYKSVPEEVVLINEHDEVLGTMEKMEAHRRALLHRAVSVFLVNSQGQWLLQRRNRQKYHSGGLWTNTCCTHPFPGESYESAAHRRLKEEMGLSCPSLSPLFRFIYKAELDNELTEHELDHIFVGYTDTLPEVNPQEVEEWHYIPFPELKRKVSRQPESYTVWFRNIYQEVEKYLTKEQLYDKD from the coding sequence ATGAGCTTATACAAATCCGTCCCGGAAGAAGTGGTTCTTATCAACGAGCATGATGAGGTGCTGGGGACGATGGAAAAAATGGAAGCCCATCGCCGTGCTCTGCTGCACCGCGCCGTGTCGGTATTTCTTGTCAACAGCCAAGGCCAGTGGTTGCTCCAACGCCGGAATAGGCAAAAGTACCATTCGGGAGGGTTGTGGACCAATACCTGCTGTACGCATCCTTTTCCGGGAGAAAGTTACGAATCGGCTGCACATCGCCGTTTGAAAGAAGAAATGGGGCTAAGTTGCCCATCGCTCTCTCCCCTCTTCCGTTTTATTTATAAGGCAGAATTAGATAACGAACTGACGGAACATGAATTGGACCATATCTTCGTAGGGTATACCGATACCTTGCCGGAAGTCAACCCGCAGGAGGTCGAAGAATGGCATTATATTCCTTTTCCGGAGCTAAAACGGAAAGTCTCCCGGCAACCGGAATCTTATACGGTATGGTTCCGGAATATTTACCAAGAAGTAGAAAAATATCTTACCAAAGAACAACTCTATGACAAGGATTGA
- a CDS encoding carotenoid biosynthesis protein: protein MTRIEFIGKRSVQVITLACVAFFIYIMGCILLLDPKTHNEALRFTPVALLTSTIILLFFSETRFTARKILVFAGIVLLGYIIEVAGIQTGLIFGQYVYGESLGYKVFGTPLLIGINWLFVTYAAACTATLLTRSDTLKMVYAVLIMLIYDVFLEMAAPKMDMWHWEGEVIPMQNYVVWGIMAVLFLWLIRRNRIVTVNVMAMPLLMMQIFMFIVIAAYAQA, encoded by the coding sequence ATGACAAGGATTGAATTTATAGGAAAACGGAGCGTGCAGGTAATCACGCTTGCCTGCGTAGCCTTCTTTATTTACATCATGGGCTGCATCTTGTTGCTGGACCCGAAGACGCACAATGAGGCGTTGCGTTTTACACCCGTTGCCTTGCTCACCAGCACGATTATATTGCTTTTCTTCTCCGAAACCCGGTTTACTGCTCGCAAGATACTGGTCTTTGCAGGGATTGTGTTATTAGGATACATCATCGAAGTAGCCGGCATACAAACGGGGCTTATCTTCGGGCAATATGTATATGGCGAAAGCTTGGGGTATAAAGTTTTCGGCACACCTCTGCTAATCGGCATCAACTGGTTGTTCGTCACCTATGCGGCAGCTTGCACGGCAACTTTGCTCACCCGGTCGGATACGCTTAAAATGGTGTATGCCGTTTTGATTATGCTGATTTACGACGTATTTCTTGAAATGGCTGCTCCTAAAATGGATATGTGGCATTGGGAAGGGGAAGTAATCCCTATGCAAAACTATGTGGTATGGGGCATTATGGCCGTACTTTTCTTATGGCTGATCCGCCGGAACCGGATCGTTACAGTAAACGTGATGGCGA
- a CDS encoding phytoene/squalene synthase family protein: MNNDLYTKTAFHTSCLFTRNYSTSFYSATGLLAPQIRQAIYGIYGFVRLADEIVDTFSGFSQQELLEQLEEEYQEGRRTGLSLNPVIHAFICVVNRYHIDDSLVRAFLGSMRADLTKKVYHTAEEINRYIYGSADVVGLMCLKVFTDNDPALYERLKKSAMKLGSAFQKINFLRDLKNDTEILDRSYFPGVTRQSFCERDKRHIIAGIEDDLSEAYTGLRQLPTSSRLGVYLAYVYYSKLLEKIKKTPAHTLINKRIRVSDFNKMLLFTRSFLLNKVNLL; encoded by the coding sequence ATGAATAATGATCTCTATACCAAAACAGCATTTCACACCTCCTGTTTATTTACCAGGAATTATAGCACTTCCTTTTATTCGGCTACAGGTTTACTGGCTCCGCAAATACGGCAAGCCATCTACGGCATTTACGGCTTTGTACGTCTGGCGGATGAAATTGTAGACACTTTTTCCGGCTTTTCGCAACAAGAATTACTGGAACAACTGGAGGAAGAGTACCAGGAGGGACGGCGCACCGGATTAAGTCTTAATCCGGTAATACATGCATTTATTTGTGTGGTAAACCGATACCATATCGATGATTCGCTGGTACGTGCCTTTCTCGGAAGCATGCGTGCCGACCTTACGAAGAAGGTGTACCACACAGCCGAAGAAATAAACCGGTACATCTACGGCTCGGCGGATGTGGTAGGGCTGATGTGCCTGAAAGTATTTACCGATAACGATCCCGCTTTATACGAGCGGTTAAAGAAGTCCGCCATGAAGTTAGGCTCCGCTTTCCAAAAGATCAATTTCCTGCGTGACTTAAAAAACGACACGGAAATACTGGATCGTTCCTATTTCCCCGGCGTTACCCGGCAAAGTTTCTGCGAACGTGATAAACGGCATATCATTGCCGGCATAGAAGACGACTTATCCGAAGCCTATACAGGCCTCCGCCAACTACCTACGTCTTCCCGGCTGGGCGTATATCTTGCCTACGTTTACTATTCTAAGCTGTTGGAGAAGATTAAAAAAACACCTGCGCATACCCTGATTAACAAACGTATCCGGGTATCGGACTTCAATAAGATGCTTTTATTTACCCGTAGTTTTTTACTGAATAAAGTCAATTTATTATGA